Sequence from the Nitrincola iocasae genome:
TTGACGGCTGCCGTTATATCACTGACCACAGCAATCAGATCAGCGCCCGCTGCAAACACACCCGGTGCGCGTTCCAGACTGATGCCACCGATAGCGCAAAGCGGTGTGTTACCTATGCGCTGTTTCCACTCTGAAACGCGCTCCAGTCCCTGTGGGTCCCAGGGCATCTGTTTGGTCTGGGTAGGATATACAGGTCCCAACGCCAGATAGTCCGGCTGATAGCTCAGCGCTGTATCCAGCTCAGCATGGCTGTGGGTACTGATACCCAGACGTATACCGGACTTGCGAATAGCAGTGACATCGGCCTCTTCTATATCTTCCTGACCCAGGTGCAACCACTCGGCGCCCTCTTCCAGCGCAAGCTGCCAGTGATCATTGATCACCAGTGCGGTGCCATACTGCCGTGCCAGTTGCAAACTGCGCCGGATCTCGGCACGCAACAACGGCTGATCCGTATGCTTGATACGCAACTGTGCCAGCTTGATGCCCTGTGGCAGCAAGCGCTCCAGCCAATCGGAGGAATTGAAAATCGGATAAAAACGCTGCGCTGACTTCATAACCAGGCCTTCCCTATCACCGGTGTGGATGGCGATGCCATATCCCGAGGCTCCATAGGACCTGCACGGAAACCCGCCGCACCCGCCTCAACGGCCTGAGCGAAGGCTTTCGCCATGGCAATAGGGTCACCCGCTTTAGCCACTGCAGTGTTCAACAGCACGGCGTCATAGCCGAGTTCCATTGCCCGAGCCGCATGTGAGGGCAGACCCAACCCCGCGTCGACCACCAAGGGAATATCCGGAAAATAGTTACGCAGGGTACGCAGGCCATATTCATTATTCAGTCCCAGGCCGGAACCTATGGGTGAGCCCCAGGGCATCAACACCCGGCAGCCGGCTTCGACCAGGCGATCTGCCAGTACCAGATCATCGGTGGTGTAGGGAAATACCTCAAAGCCATCCTCGGCCAGAATACGTGCCGCTTCTACCAGCCCGAAGGGATCAGGCTGAAGGGTATCGGCATGCCCGATGACTTCCAGTTTTATCCAGGGGGTATCGAACAGCTCCCGCGCCATATGCGCCGTGGTGACCGCTTCTTTAACCGAGTAGCAGCCAGCGGTATTGGGTAACAGCTTCACCTTAAGATCTTTAATCAGCGCGCGAAACGCCTGACCTTCAGCGCTTTCACGGCGTAAAGACACAGTTGCCACACCGGCGCCGGATACCGCAAAGGCCTCAGCCATAATAGCCGGAGAGGGATAAAGCGCGGTGCCAAGCATCAATCCACTGGCCAGTTCAGTGCCATAAAATGACTTCATACTAGCCTCCCTGCATCGGTGCAACGACTTCAACACGATCACCATCCCGCAACGGGGTGCTGACACGCAAAGAGCGTGGTACAAAGTCACCATTCAGTGCGGTAGCTACGGCATTTTCATCCACCTGGCACTCAAGCAACAATTCAGACAGGTAACGGGTTTGGGTTTCACGGGCTTCGCCGTTATAGAGAAGATGCATAAAACGCCTCCGGCTGTTTATTCAGCAACAACAGGTCGGCGGTCAAGCGCGCCAAAGCCGGCGACAACAGATAGCCATGGCGATACAGCCCATTGATATAAATAACATTATCGACACGGCGAATACGCGGCAGGTTATCGGCAAAGGCCGGGCGCACATCCACGCCAGTTTCAATAATTTCCGCCTCTGCAAAGGCCGGATGCAGGGCATAGGCTGCCGACAGCAACTCCAGTACTGAGCGCACCGTCAGTCGATGACCTTCAGCCGTTTCCAGCATGGTAGCGCCGAGCATATAAATGCCATCACCACGCGGGACGATATACAGCGGCATGCGCGGGTGAATAAAGCGCACCGGACGTTGAATATTCAAACCGGGACAGTGCAGCACCAGCATTTCACCTTTAACGCCACGCATATCCGGCAACTGATCCTGTGCAGCCATGCCGCGGCAGTCAATGATCACACTACCGGCTTCCGGCTCACCCGCTTCAATCGGCACACCAGCATCGGTGAGATTTTGCGCCAGTTTCAGCAGCGCTTCACGCGGGTCCAGATGGGCCTCGCCACTGAAATGCAGGGCCTGGCGTATATGACCACCCAGGTCCGGCTCCAGCTCGGCCACCTCGGCTTCATTCAGCAAAGCAAAATCACGGGTGCGATTACCGAAGCGGACTAACTCGTTACGATCTCGCGTTGTGCTCAATACCAGCGATCCCTTACGGGTGACGACACCGGTATGCTCACTCCACCAGTCAATCGCCTCAGCGCCAAACCTGATCACCGGCTCTTCCGCGCTTTCACGTTCGCAAAAGGGAGCCAACATGCCACCCGCCCACCAGGAACAGGCGTGTGGGCCAGGTTGTGGCTGTTTATCAAACACGCGAATAGCGGCACCGCGCGACAGGAGTTCATTGGCAACACAAAGGCCTGCGACACCCGCACCGAGGATAGAAATTACCGACATGACCACCCCCGAATAACAGTGGGTAGCGAAAACAACTGCAGATCAGATTTTGAACACATCACTCAAACGCTCCAGGAAAAACGGGCGTACGAGCGAACAGAAAGGGGGAATACAACAGCAGACTACCCGTTCCCTTCGCCGGTATTACCCGTATCAGGTTCGATGGGTTAGTGTTAAAAACACCTCTCAGCCTTTACGGGCACCCCAACGGATTAACACTGATACTAGAAGCTTAAGGGTGAGATGTAAAGGCGTGAAGCGTGACAGTCGCTCTATCTGCTTGTGTTTGGTAGGTGCCACGCTGGGGTGGTGATATCCTTTGCCAGATTAAATAACAGACACCTGCTTCTTAAAAAACTTCATGTTGGCACCCAAGTGGATAAGGGCTGATGGGATCGGATCTGTCTGACCCGGTGCGCCAAGGATGGCGCACCGGAGCCATCAAGGATGATTTCACGGCGTGTCAGACAGATCCGGCCCATTAGCCCAAGGTCAAATAAAGATGGGGAAAGCTAGTGCGGCTGTCCTGAGAAATGAAGTTGGCAGGTCTTATTGCAGCAAGTCGGTGTCGATAGCTATCCACTCATCGGCACTCTTGATCAACGACTGCGCGGTTAATCCGGGGACACTAAACAGATGGCTGTAAATCTGATAACGATCCCGCAGTGTCTGCAACAACAGATCAAAATCACCATCCCCAGACAGCAAAATCACCTGATCCACCTCCTCGGCGCAGAGTAAGGCATCGATAGCAATCCCGACATCCCAATCCCCCTTGGCCGAGCCGTCACCACGCTGGATATAGGGCTTCAGCTTTACCTCAAAGCCGATATGCCGCAAAGCCTCCTGAAACTTTTGCTGCTGCGGATCTTCGCGATCTATCGCGTAGGCCGTTGCAGCGACAATATCCCCCAGCTCACTGGCCTGCTGCCAAAAGGCACGGTAATTAAACTGCCGTCCAAACACCTGACGGGTGGTGTAGTAGATATTTTGAACATCGGCGAAAATGGCTATGCGAGTCAAAGGAGCCTCTCTGGGTTTGGTTGGGTACATGCGGACACTTTGGCTACTTTAAGCTTCAAGATAATATCATGTCTCCGACTCACTCGATGATATCGTGGGTGCAGATATTCGCGAAAAAACCGGCATAAGTAGCGCAAACAGCTCGGCTTGCGAAGAGATCTGGCACTTGGCATACAGTTGCTTTCTAAACACTTTCACCGTCTCTGGACTAATACCCAGATTCAGGCTGATGGAAATGGAAGAATGGCCTTGTAATATAAACATGGCCACTTCAGCCTGCCTTGCTGTCAAACTGATGGATTGCTCAACCCGTAGTGTATCGATCAACCGACTGACCAGCGGTTTTGCATTCATTGGCTGAGGTTGGACAGGCTGATAGTCACGCCAGTGTTCCTCCAGTAGAGTGCAGATAACAGACTCGTACTGCTGCAATCGCTGCCTCTCCTGCTTTGAAAACAATTGACCACTGGATCGATCCTTACCAAAACAGGCGGTCACTGTCAGGTCACGATTCAAATCGGCAAATGCAGCCACCTCATCAATCAGCGTGGTTTTCTGATAATACACATTGAAATAGCTGGTGCGTTTGAACTGATCTGGCGCGATATCAAACAAGCGGTGCAAGCCTGTTTTCAAGCCATTCCGATGGGCATGATAAAACGGATCCAGCAAATACGCGGCATTCAGGTAATCAGAATCCATATAGGTGTACACCACTGGATCAGTGTATTGGCGATACAGAACCACCGGATTGGTATCCCGATAATAGGCAATGATAATCAGGTTATCAAAAGCGGCCAAATGACGTACGAAGTGCGCAAACGCTTCACAAAAACCAGGACGATGCAGGGTTTTGATGACATGCGCCAAGGCTTTATCACGCAGTCGAAGATTGTTTTTTGGCTGTGACAACTGATACCCCTCTAGGGTTATATACCCCCTAAAACTGATAAATTATATTTTAGCTTACAAGTAAGTGGTACTTGCCAAGTCAGTCAGCATACCAAACAGCCGCTTGACTGAACACCGCAAGACACCCGCACGATTTGAGAGGATGCGTCCCATGCAAGCCGAAAATACTGCAATTTCAATTGAGAAGGTCGTCAAAAATTTTGGCGCGTTTACCGCACTGAAACAGGTTTCACTGCAAATCCAGAATGGTGAGTTCTTCACCCTGCTCGGTCCGTCCGGCTGCGGTAAGACCACGTTGCTCAGGTTGATTGCCGGTTTTGAAAGTACCTCGCAAGGGAAAATATTTTTGTTTGGCGATGAAATCGAAAACCTGCCAGCCAACAAACGTCCCATCAATACTGTTTTTCAACACTACGCTCTGTTTCCGCACATGGACATTCGCGACAACATCAAATTTGGTATGCGCATGCTGAAGTTTTCCAAGCAAGACATGGATCATCGTGCCGACGAAATGCTGGAACTGGTGCAGTTAAGCCACTTCAGTCAACGCAAACCCCATGAACTATCGGGTGGCCAGCAACAGCGTGTGGCACTGGCACGAGCACTGGCACCTCGCCCAAAAGTGCTACTGCTGGACGAACCCCTTTCAGCACTGGATTTGAAACTGCGTCAGTCCATGCGAGCAGAGCTTAAACAAATTCAGCAGGAAACCGGCATTACCTTTGTGTTTGTCACCCATGATCAGGAAGAAGCCCTGGCTATGTCCGATCGCATAGCCGTGATGTCGGCTGGTGAGGTACAGCAAGTCGGTACGCCCAAGGCTATTTATGACCAACCGGCAAACAGTTTTGTCGCTGATTTCATTGGTGAAACCAACCTACTGGATGCAACTGTGGAACAGGTCAACCAAGAGGCCATGACCTGCTGTCTGGACAATCAGGTACGCATCCAGTGCCCAAACTCAGTCGCTAGTGATCAGTCCCAGCAGATCAAACTCAGTATTCGGCCAGAGCGCCTCAGTTTTTCCGCGCCAGATAAGGCCTTAATGACCGGCCATATCTGCCAGAAAACCTACATGGGTACAGACACCCAATTTGTAGTGGATGTCGGGCAGGGTCTATTGGTTAAAGTCAGGGCGCAGAACAACCTCGTCAGCACAGATGAACTCCATCAGGGGCATCAGGTTGGCATTAATATCGACGCGGCTTTTGCCAGAGTACTGGTGAACTGATATGGATAAAAGTCTCCCTAAAACGTCAGCCCTGTTAGCACCAGCGATTACCATTATATTGGTTTTTCTGGCTATCCCGATTTTGACGCTGATGACCTACTCATTTCTGCAGCCAGCAACCTACGGTGGGATCGAGTGGATCTTTAGCCTGGATGCGTATGTTCAGCTGTTTTTTGAAGAAGATTTTCTCACCGAAGAATGGGTATTCAACTCCGATTACCTGGTGATCATTCTCACTTCGATTATGCTCGCACTCATCGCCACACTCTGCTGCCTGATACTGGGACTACCTACCGCCTACTTTATTGCAACCCGCCCGCCCAGCACGCGGATGCTTTGGCTAATGGCAGTAATCGTTCCCTACTGCGTAAATCTGCTAATCCGTACCATCTCAATGCTGTTCATCATCCGTGACCAGGGACCGATAAACAGTTTCCTGATCTGGACCGGCTTGATTGATGCCCCCCTTCAGATTGCCTATACCAATTTTGCGGTAACACTGGGGCTGTTCTACTCCTATCTACCCTTTATGATTTTGCCGATCTATGTTGCCGTTGAGCGCTTCAACTTCTCACTGCTGACAGCGGCCAATGATTTATACGCCAGCAAATGGGCGTCCTGGCAGTATGTGCTGCTACCCAACCTCAAGCCCGGCATCATCGCTGGCTGCCTACTCGTTTTCATCCCTTCACTGGGGGCCTTCATTGCTCCAGACCTGCTCGGTGGCGGAAAACAATTGATGATCGGCAACTTGATTGCACTGCAATTTCAGGGTTCGCGTAATTGGCCCTTTGGGGCCGCGCTGGGCATGGTGCTGATGGCAATGATCTTTATCGTGTTAATTGTGTTTTCAAAACGTAATAGCCAGGAGGCGAGATCATGAAGCACACAGACCTCAAACGCTATCCTGGTTTTCGGCTGATTACCTGGGTCTGCTTGACCGTACTCTATGCACCGATGCTTGTCTTAGCGGTCTACTCATTCAACTCAGTCAGATCGATTACACACTGGAGTGGCTTCACTTTTGATTGGTACCTTAAGGTTTTTCAAAACCCTTCCATTCAGAAAGCCACGCTTAATTCGCTGACCATTGCCAGCACCGCGGCCTTTACTGCAACACTGGTTGCGCTGCTCGCCGCACTGGCTTTGGTCATGGGAAAGCCCTTTAGAGGTCGGACCGCGACACTGACGTTTATCAATTTCCCGATCATGGTGCCCGAAATCATTGTCGGCATTGCCAGCCTGCTGTTCTTTATTGCGATCAACTTTGAACTCGGCATGCAGAGCATTCTGATTGCCCATACTGTTTTCTGCATCCCTTTTGCCTTTTTACCCATCTATTCAAGGGTGAAAAGCATTGAGCGCTATTACAGTGAAGCCGCCCAGGACCTGTATGCCAGCCAACTGGCCTGCTTTCGACTGGTTATTTTTCCGATGATCTTACCCGGAATAGTGTCAGGATTTTTACTCGCATTTATCGTTTCACTGGATGATTTCATCATCACCAATATGGTCGCAGGACCTGGCTCAACCACCCTGCCGCTGACGATATACAGCATGGTCAGGGTCGGTTTCACGCCTGAAATCAACGCACTATCAACCCTGTTACTGCTGGTGTCGATTATCCTCGTCAGCCTTGTGTACCTGATCAACCGACGCTCCACACCCAAAACATGAACCCAAAATCTTGTTAAACCTGGAGAATAACCATGAAAGCCTTTACCCAAAAAGCAGCCGTATCAGCGGCAACACTACTACTGTCATCCTCCCTCTATGCCGCAGGTGAACTGAAGTTATATAACTGGTCAGACTATATGCCGCAGGAGCTGATTGATAAGTTCAGCAGCAGCTATGATGTGACCGTTATTCAGGACTCCTACGACAGCAATGAAACACTGCTGGCACGCCTGAAATCCGGCGTTACCGGCTATGATGTCGCCGTACCCGGTGACTATATGGTCGCCATCATGATTGAAGAGGGTCTGCTGGATAAAGTCCAACCCCATACCTTAGAAAACTTCAAACACATCAAAGAAGAACTGGTTGACGTCTACTTTGATCCAGGCCGTGAGTACTCTATCCCGTATCAATTCGGCACCACCTCTTTTATGGTCGACACCAACGCCTATTCGGGGGATATAGATACTCTGGCGATACTGTTTGACACCCCTGATGAGCTAAAGGGTAAGGTCAACATGTTCCGTGACGTCAATGACGTTATCAATGCCGCGCTTCGCTATAAAGGCTTTGAAACCTGCAACAGCAACAGAGCTGAACTGGCCGAGGTCAATGACCTGTTACTGGAAGCAAAAAGTGACTGGCTGAGCATCACCTCAGATGGCGCTCGTGAAATGGTGGTTTCCGGCGATGCCGCCGTCAGTATGATCTGGAATGGTATGGGGTTGCGCGGCCGTCTTGAGAAGCCATCACTGCAGTACGCTTATCCTAAAGAAGGCATGACTGCCTGGGCTGACAACCTGGTTGTCCTGAAAGGCGCTGAGAACCGTGATAACGCACTGCTGTTCATGAATTTCCTGCTGGAACCGGAAAACGCCGCCGCGCTGACCAATTTTGCGGGCTATACCGCTGGGGTAAATAACACCGCGCCCTTCCTGATGGATGAACTGAAGAATGCACCGGAACTCAACCCACCAGCCGATGCACCGACAGCTGAGTTCGTTCCCCCCTGCTCACCCGACGTTGTCGCTCTTTATGATCGCATCTGGACCAATCTACTGAAGTAATTGACCAGCCCTGGTGCTATCACCAGGGCTGACTACGCTAAGGAAACCTAAGTGAAAGTTCTAACCTATCAGGATACACCGGCTTTCTGTGACAAGGAAAAAAACCTGTGTACTATAGA
This genomic interval carries:
- a CDS encoding helix-turn-helix transcriptional regulator; translation: MSQPKNNLRLRDKALAHVIKTLHRPGFCEAFAHFVRHLAAFDNLIIIAYYRDTNPVVLYRQYTDPVVYTYMDSDYLNAAYLLDPFYHAHRNGLKTGLHRLFDIAPDQFKRTSYFNVYYQKTTLIDEVAAFADLNRDLTVTACFGKDRSSGQLFSKQERQRLQQYESVICTLLEEHWRDYQPVQPQPMNAKPLVSRLIDTLRVEQSISLTARQAEVAMFILQGHSSISISLNLGISPETVKVFRKQLYAKCQISSQAELFALLMPVFSRISAPTISSSESET
- a CDS encoding ABC transporter permease; amino-acid sequence: MDKSLPKTSALLAPAITIILVFLAIPILTLMTYSFLQPATYGGIEWIFSLDAYVQLFFEEDFLTEEWVFNSDYLVIILTSIMLALIATLCCLILGLPTAYFIATRPPSTRMLWLMAVIVPYCVNLLIRTISMLFIIRDQGPINSFLIWTGLIDAPLQIAYTNFAVTLGLFYSYLPFMILPIYVAVERFNFSLLTAANDLYASKWASWQYVLLPNLKPGIIAGCLLVFIPSLGAFIAPDLLGGGKQLMIGNLIALQFQGSRNWPFGAALGMVLMAMIFIVLIVFSKRNSQEARS
- a CDS encoding extracellular solute-binding protein, coding for MKAFTQKAAVSAATLLLSSSLYAAGELKLYNWSDYMPQELIDKFSSSYDVTVIQDSYDSNETLLARLKSGVTGYDVAVPGDYMVAIMIEEGLLDKVQPHTLENFKHIKEELVDVYFDPGREYSIPYQFGTTSFMVDTNAYSGDIDTLAILFDTPDELKGKVNMFRDVNDVINAALRYKGFETCNSNRAELAEVNDLLLEAKSDWLSITSDGAREMVVSGDAAVSMIWNGMGLRGRLEKPSLQYAYPKEGMTAWADNLVVLKGAENRDNALLFMNFLLEPENAAALTNFAGYTAGVNNTAPFLMDELKNAPELNPPADAPTAEFVPPCSPDVVALYDRIWTNLLK
- a CDS encoding FAD-dependent oxidoreductase, encoding MSVISILGAGVAGLCVANELLSRGAAIRVFDKQPQPGPHACSWWAGGMLAPFCERESAEEPVIRFGAEAIDWWSEHTGVVTRKGSLVLSTTRDRNELVRFGNRTRDFALLNEAEVAELEPDLGGHIRQALHFSGEAHLDPREALLKLAQNLTDAGVPIEAGEPEAGSVIIDCRGMAAQDQLPDMRGVKGEMLVLHCPGLNIQRPVRFIHPRMPLYIVPRGDGIYMLGATMLETAEGHRLTVRSVLELLSAAYALHPAFAEAEIIETGVDVRPAFADNLPRIRRVDNVIYINGLYRHGYLLSPALARLTADLLLLNKQPEAFYASSL
- the thiS gene encoding sulfur carrier protein ThiS, producing MHLLYNGEARETQTRYLSELLLECQVDENAVATALNGDFVPRSLRVSTPLRDGDRVEVVAPMQGG
- a CDS encoding ABC transporter permease, producing the protein MKHTDLKRYPGFRLITWVCLTVLYAPMLVLAVYSFNSVRSITHWSGFTFDWYLKVFQNPSIQKATLNSLTIASTAAFTATLVALLAALALVMGKPFRGRTATLTFINFPIMVPEIIVGIASLLFFIAINFELGMQSILIAHTVFCIPFAFLPIYSRVKSIERYYSEAAQDLYASQLACFRLVIFPMILPGIVSGFLLAFIVSLDDFIITNMVAGPGSTTLPLTIYSMVRVGFTPEINALSTLLLLVSIILVSLVYLINRRSTPKT
- a CDS encoding thiazole synthase, producing the protein MKSFYGTELASGLMLGTALYPSPAIMAEAFAVSGAGVATVSLRRESAEGQAFRALIKDLKVKLLPNTAGCYSVKEAVTTAHMARELFDTPWIKLEVIGHADTLQPDPFGLVEAARILAEDGFEVFPYTTDDLVLADRLVEAGCRVLMPWGSPIGSGLGLNNEYGLRTLRNYFPDIPLVVDAGLGLPSHAARAMELGYDAVLLNTAVAKAGDPIAMAKAFAQAVEAGAAGFRAGPMEPRDMASPSTPVIGKAWL
- a CDS encoding thiamine phosphate synthase, which produces MKSAQRFYPIFNSSDWLERLLPQGIKLAQLRIKHTDQPLLRAEIRRSLQLARQYGTALVINDHWQLALEEGAEWLHLGQEDIEEADVTAIRKSGIRLGISTHSHAELDTALSYQPDYLALGPVYPTQTKQMPWDPQGLERVSEWKQRIGNTPLCAIGGISLERAPGVFAAGADLIAVVSDITAAVNPAERVQDWLTLVNAAPPSEGLTHEH
- a CDS encoding NYN domain-containing protein, with translation MYPTKPREAPLTRIAIFADVQNIYYTTRQVFGRQFNYRAFWQQASELGDIVAATAYAIDREDPQQQKFQEALRHIGFEVKLKPYIQRGDGSAKGDWDVGIAIDALLCAEEVDQVILLSGDGDFDLLLQTLRDRYQIYSHLFSVPGLTAQSLIKSADEWIAIDTDLLQ
- a CDS encoding ABC transporter ATP-binding protein produces the protein MQAENTAISIEKVVKNFGAFTALKQVSLQIQNGEFFTLLGPSGCGKTTLLRLIAGFESTSQGKIFLFGDEIENLPANKRPINTVFQHYALFPHMDIRDNIKFGMRMLKFSKQDMDHRADEMLELVQLSHFSQRKPHELSGGQQQRVALARALAPRPKVLLLDEPLSALDLKLRQSMRAELKQIQQETGITFVFVTHDQEEALAMSDRIAVMSAGEVQQVGTPKAIYDQPANSFVADFIGETNLLDATVEQVNQEAMTCCLDNQVRIQCPNSVASDQSQQIKLSIRPERLSFSAPDKALMTGHICQKTYMGTDTQFVVDVGQGLLVKVRAQNNLVSTDELHQGHQVGINIDAAFARVLVN